A stretch of Pseudoliparis swirei isolate HS2019 ecotype Mariana Trench chromosome 14, NWPU_hadal_v1, whole genome shotgun sequence DNA encodes these proteins:
- the dhrsx gene encoding dehydrogenase/reductase SDR family member on chromosome X, with protein MWLLTVLVPLLRLYLAGFRVLIYQVFNRSFTLPVLPKQNGRVAIVTGGTRGLGYEAARRLAGLGMHVVIAGNEREEGAAAVRRIQEEGVEGNVEFVFLDLTSLRCVRQFARSFQARGLPLHVLLNNAGTMMVPERRTEDGFELHFTLNYLGHFLLTNLLLDTLKRSGRHGAGSRVVNMSSATHYAGELQLDDLHRRLCYSSHGAYSQSKLALVLFTYHLQEQLAAGGFPVTVNAVDPGMVDTALYDNLWSLARAVKRLVAKTLFRTPAEGASISVFAAAASCLEGVGACYLYNGLQAQSSSSSYDPELQARLWKKSCELVGLQG; from the exons ATGTGGCTGCTGACCGTGCTCGTGCCGCTGCTCCGGCTCTACCTGGCCGGCTTCAGGGTGCTCATCTACCAGGTGTTCAACCGCTCCTTCACGCTGCCAG tcTTACCCAAGCAGAATGGAAGGGTTGCCATAGTGACGGGGGGAACCCGAGGATTGGGTTATGAGGCCGCGAGGCGCCTGGCAGGCCTCGGCATGCATGTTGTCATAG CTGGAaacgagagggaggagggagcagcagcCGTCAGGAGGATCCAGGAGGAAGGCGTCGAGGGCAACG TGGAGTTTGTGTTCTTGGACCTGACCTCCCTGAGATGCGTGAGGCAGTTTGCCCGGAGCTTCCAGGCCCGAGGCCTGCCGCTGCACGTCCTGCTGAACAACG CCGGCACCATGATGGTCCCCGAGCGGCGGACGGAGGACGGCTTTGAGTTACACTTCACGCTCAACTACCTGGGCCACTTCCTGTTGACCAACCTGCTGCTGGACACGCTGAAGAGGTCGGGCCGCCACGGCGCCGGCTCCCGGGTCGTCAACATGTCGTCGGCCACGCACTACGCGGGCGAGCTGCAGCTGGACGACCTGCACCGCAG GCTCTGCTACAGTTCCCACGGGGCCTACTCCCAGAGCAAGCTGGCCCTGGTCCTCTTCACCTACCACCTGCAGGAGCAGCTGGCGGCCGGCGGCTTCCCGGTGACGGTGAACGCCGTGGACCCCGGCATGGTGGACACGGCGCTGTACGACAACCTGTGGAGCCTCGCGCGGGCCGTGAAGAGACTGGTGGCCAAGACGCTGTTCAGG ACTCCAGCAGAGGGCGCCTCCATCTCCGTCTTCGCGGCGGCGGCCTCCTGCCTGGAGGGCGTGGGGGCCTGCTACCTGTACAACGGCCTGCAGGCGcagtcctccagcagctcctacGACCCGGAGCTGCAGGCCCGGCTGTGGAAGAAGAGCTGTGAGCTGGTGGGCCTCCAGGGGTAG
- the LOC130204407 gene encoding E3 SUMO-protein ligase ZBED1-like has product MEGQSSGPSCCVLKLVAHPRAKSKVWKYFGFDTDANGCISHWKRIYCRVCMSQIAYSGNTSNLSYHLEKNHPLEFGEFVKSNTDQMREAFVTAFSRIKAEPVAAPVQLQAPSLRPENRRHDDLTLAVINFICEGLYPVSIVEEPTFKSLMSALDPGYSPPSKSDVAVNMLPQMYCRTRDLVFSELAGVVNCGVTTDLWRSQTQNRTYISLSMHSVNYNSTFGFSMIDKCLKTFEVQEDNAAENITRSMYEAFVEWGITHKVSGATTNGSVDVGKACSLLELSVEMPCLGHTINRAVEEAFQLPRVGSFLACCRKLVDHFKEPTLYLLKEKQKQHGLPQCALITDRAGSWLATLAMLQRLKEQQIAITATPRESSHQFSFEGPHWALLGGLIEVLQPFKVVANMITSCRYPTISMVRPVLHMLLNTTLKVKEGDLQEICMTKEAILKVLSGTYSQNTQLPQDISTFLNIATFLDPRYKKLPFLSAEERSKVEGNVMDEAKAILEKQVAEQPGLDEFSVATDEPPSKRRALPRDPARSSTLDNPLAAIFCQSDTDQSQEELHAQVLEELSNYKSQRVLGLNEDPLLWWSSHVPLFPTLLKVLQKFWCVPATSVPSHRLLSSSGSALCGKRNRIAPALVDQQIFVYENSRSYYELEPCEEDLERH; this is encoded by the coding sequence ATGGAGGGTCAAAGTTcaggaccttcttgctgtgTCCTCAAGCTGGTGGCTCACCCGCGGGCAAAGAGCAAAGTGTGGAAGTACTTTGGCTTTGACACGGATGCCAACGGCTGCATCTCGCACTGGAAGCGGATTTACTGTCGCGTGTGCATGAGTCAAATCGCGTACTCCGGAAACACCTCCAACCTCTCGTACCACCTGGAGAAGAACCACCCGCTGGAGTTCGGTGAGTTCGTGAAGAGCAACACGGATCAGATGCGCGAGGCGTTCGTCACGGCGTTCTCCAGGATAAAGGCGGAGCCTGTCGCCGCTCCGGTTCAGCTGCAGGCCCCGAGCCTCCGGCCTGAAAACCGGCGGCACGATGATCTCACACTGGCAGTCATCAACTTCATCTGTGAGGGGCTGTACCCGGTGTCCATCGTCGAAGAGCCCACCTTCAAGAGCTTGATGAGCGCCCTCGATCCCGGCTACTCTCCACCCAGCAAAAGTGACGTGGCCGTTAACATGCTCCCTCAGATGTACTGCCGCACCCGGGACCTGGTCTTCAGTGAGCTCGCCGGGGTTGTGAACTGTGGCGTCACCACTGACCTCTGGCGAAGCCAAACTCAGAATAGGACCTATATCTCACTCTCCATGCATTCAGTCAACTACAATAGTACGTTTGGCTTCTCTATGATCGACAAGTGTCTGAAAACCTTTGAGGTGCAGGAGGACAACGCGGCCGAGAACATCACCAGATCGATGTACGAGGCCTTCGTGGAGTGGGGGATCACCCATAAAGTCAGCGGGGCCACCACAAACGGCTCGGTCGACGTGGGCAAAGCGTGCTCGCTCCTCGAGCTGTCCGTGGAGATGCCTTGCCTGGGACATACCATCAACCGGGCCGTCGAGGAGGCCTTCCAGCTGCCGCGGGTCGGCAGCTTTTTGGCATGTTGCCGAAAGCTGGTGGACCATTTCAAAGAGCCGACGCTGTatctgctgaaggagaagcagaagcagCATGGCCTCCCGCAGTGTGCACTCATCACAGACAGGGCCGGGTCTTGGTTGGCCACGTTGGCGATGTTACAACGACTGAAGGAGCAACAGATTGCCATCACCGCCACGCCGAGAGAGAGCAGTCACCAGTTCAGCTTCGAAGGCCCTCACTGGGCCTTGTTGGGCGGCTTGATCGAAGTCCTCCAGCCTTTTAAAGTTGTGGCGAACATGATCACGTCTTGTCGGTACCCGACCATCAGCATGGTGAGGCCCGTGCTCCACATGCTGCTCAACACCACCCTGAAGGTCAAGGAAGGGGATCTCCAAGAGATCTGCATGACCAAAGAAGCCATCCTAAAGGTGCTATCCGGCACCTATTCACAGAACACGCAGCTACCGCAAGACATTTCGACGTTCCTCAACATCGCCACCTTTCTGGATCCTCGGTACAAGAAGTTGCCGTTCCTGTCCGCCGAGGAGCGCTCCAAAGTTGAGGGTAACGTCATGGATGAGGCCAAAGCGATCCTTGAGAAGCAGGTTGCAGAGCAACCGGGCCTCGACGAGTTCTCCGTGGCAACCGACGAGCCACCGAGCAAAAGGCGAGCCCTTCCCAGAGACCCGGCCAGGAGTTCTACCCTCGACAACCCTCTGGCCGCCATCTTCTGTCAGTCCGACACCGACCAGAGCCAGGAGGAGCTGCATGCTCAGGTACTGGAGGAGCTGAGCAACTACAAGTCCCAACGAGTCCTCGGCCTGAATGAAGACCCCTTACTCTGGTGGTCCAGCCACGTCCCCTTGTTCCCCACCCTGCTCAAGGTGCTCCAGAAGTTCTGGTGCGTCCCGGCCACCAGTGTCCCCAGCCACCGGCTGCTGAGCTCTTCTGGGTCGGCTCTGTGTGGGAAACGGAACCGCATCGCCCCGGCTCTGGTGGACCAGCAGATCTTCGTGTACGAGAACTCGAGAAGCTACTATGAGCTCGAACCCTGTGAGGAGGATTTGGAGAGACACTAG
- the LOC130204408 gene encoding ankyrin repeat domain-containing protein SOWAHC-like: MASECTQEAILDFLKARGGKVKNADFIEHFKVSFPEEPEQKAALRKKFKTYVDNVAFVKTESDVKYVCLKKKFRGSEKERLDARVHAESEPVPVVLQEGLHHRLPAGSRSSDAAWPRASPGSGYGNDSQVRVPHVSAQRAADAAAGGSVCVAVEEEDHVGAMGNRGSSRREKKSKKERVGQQVPDTTAPPRPAEGSVFILPGPVQTGSTGLHPRDRPVESRSPGELEHVGVAFRHSAGPRRGAPSRQPESDGDDGQSDGEEPGSPKGRCKDSPQPRLSGSPQPRLSGSPQLRLSGSPQLRLSGSPQLRLSGSPQLRLSGSPQLRRSMLRDSAYLSRGDGDSASLASSNPDDDRTSVALDPLEHEWMMCTSAGDWADLCPLLAADPSLVPRKDFVTGFTCLHWAAKRGEPELMALLIDFAKRHDVPVGVDVRSNAGYTPLHVAAMHDHMEVVKLLVGAYGADVEARDYSGRKACQYLTDGVSVDLRDIIGAYERSDSEDTDRGAGGRWRFSKVLQSNLKPLRLLNPNAAADGEARPGAAVVRRTSSLGRMRPKLHRLRLRTSQIVHSAALRETEEGAGPFTSRPKTHFFG; this comes from the coding sequence ATGGCGTCCGAGTGCACGCAGGAGGCCATTCTGGACTTTCTGAAGGCGCGAGGGGGCAAAGTGAAGAACGCGGATTTTATTGAGCATTTTAAGGTCTCGTTCCCGGAGGAGCCGGAGCAGAAAGCTGCTCTGCGTAAGAAGTTCAAAACCTACGTTGACAACGTCGCTTTTGTGAAGACCGAGAGTGACGTGAAGTATGTCTGCCTGAAGAAGAAGTTCCGCGGCTCCGAGAAGGAGCGGCTGGACGCGCGCGTTCACGCGGAGAGCGAGCCCGTCCCGGTGGTCCTTCAAGAGGGACTCCATCACCGCCTGCCCGCGGGGTCGCGCAGCAGTGACGCGGCCTGGCCTCGCGCCTCACCTGGCTCAGGTTACGGAAATGACAGCCAGGTGAGAGTTCCGCATGTCAGTGCGCAGCGGGCAGCCGACGCGGCAGCAGGCGGCAGTGTGTGCGtcgcggtggaggaggaggaccacgtgGGGGCCATGGGGAACCGAGGGAGCTCCAGGAGGGAGAAGAAGTCCAAGAAGGAGCGCGTTGGCCAGCAGGTCCCCGACACCACAGCGCCGCCGCGCCCTGCTGAGGGATCCGTGTTCATCCTGCCGGGGCCTGTCCAAACCGGTTCTACGGGACTCCACCCCAGAGACCGGCCGGTTGAGTCTCGTTCACCGGGTGAGCTGGAACACGTCGGCGTGGCGTTCAGGCACTCGGCAGGACCCCGGAGAGGAGCGCCCTCCAGGCAGCCGGAGTCCGACGGGGACGACGGGCAGTCGGACGGCGAAGAGCCCGGCAGTCCCAAAGGACGCTGTAAGGACTCCCCCCAACCGAGGCTCAGCGGCTCCCCCCAACCGAGGCTCAGCGGCTCCCCCCAGCTGAGGCTCAGCGGCTCCCCCCAGCTGAGGCTCAGCGGCTCCCCCCAGCTGAGGCTCAGTGGCTCCCCCCAGCTGAGGCTCAGCGGCTCCCCCCAGCTGAGGCGCAGCATGCTGCGTGACTCCGCCTACCTGTCCAGGGGCGACGGCGACTCggcctccctggcctcctccaaCCCGGACGACGACCGGACCTCGGTGGCTCTGGACCCGCTGGAACACGAGTGGATGATGTGCACCTCCGCCGGGGACTGGGCCGACTTGTGCCCGCTCCTCGCCGCCGACCCGAGCCTGGTCCCGAGGAAGGACTTCGTCACCGGGTTCACCTGCTTGCACTGGGCGGCCAAGCGGGGCGAGCCCGAGCTGATGGCGCTGCTCATCGACTTCGCCAAGCGGCACGACGTCCCCGTCGGCGTGGACGTGCGGTCCAACGCGGGCTACACGCCGCTGCACGTCGCCGCCATGCACGACCACATGGAGGTGGTGAAGCTGCTGGTGGGGGCCTACGGCGCCGACGTGGAGGCGAGGGACTACAGCGGGAGGAAGGCCTGCCAGTACCTCACCGACGGCGTGAGCGTGGACCTGCGGGACATCATCGGGGCGTACGAGAGGTCCGACTCCGAGGACACGGACCGCGGGGCCGGAGGCCGCTGGAGGTTCTCCAAGGTTCTCCAGTCCAACCTGAAGCCGCTCAGGCTCCTCAACCCCAACGCCGCCGCGGACGGGGAGGCCCGGCCCGGAGCCGCCGTCGTCAGGAGGACGTCCTCGCTCGGCAGGATGAGGCCCAAACTGCACAGGCTGCGCTTGAGGACGTCGCAGATCGTCCACAGCGCCGCGCTCCGTGAGACGGAGGAGGGGGCCGGGCCCTTTACGTCCAGACCCAAGACCCACTTCTTTGGGTGA